One genomic region from Candidatus Bealeia paramacronuclearis encodes:
- the rpiB gene encoding ribose 5-phosphate isomerase B: protein MTEDISTLINIVTALPNPKKTLVFGSDHAGFVLKEYLKTQSQAWSYNVIDCGTHSEDSVDYPDYVPPVVKEVLAGARGVLICGSGIGMSIAANRYKGIRAALCADPLWAKLAREHNDANILVLGERLLGQQEAIECLRTFLNIAFEGGRHLRRVEKIDS, encoded by the coding sequence ATGACAGAAGACATCTCAACCCTCATCAACATTGTGACAGCCCTCCCTAATCCCAAGAAAACCCTCGTCTTTGGTTCCGATCATGCCGGTTTTGTTCTTAAAGAGTATTTAAAAACACAAAGCCAAGCTTGGAGCTACAATGTGATTGATTGCGGCACTCATTCCGAAGATTCTGTAGATTATCCAGACTACGTTCCACCTGTCGTTAAAGAAGTCTTGGCTGGTGCACGTGGAGTCCTCATTTGCGGCAGCGGCATTGGCATGAGCATCGCCGCCAATCGCTATAAAGGTATTCGCGCAGCACTTTGCGCCGATCCGCTTTGGGCCAAACTTGCCCGCGAACACAACGATGCCAATATACTTGTCTTAGGCGAGCGACTTTTGGGACAACAAGAAGCGATAGAATGCCTTCGAACCTTCCTTAACATCGCTTTTGAAGGTGGTCGCCATTTAAGGCGCGTTGAAAAGATAGACTCTTGA